The following are encoded in a window of Megachile rotundata isolate GNS110a chromosome 2, iyMegRotu1, whole genome shotgun sequence genomic DNA:
- the LOC100877114 gene encoding uncharacterized protein LOC100877114 isoform X4, which yields MDVSRKKKHYTDLRNVKQWLHSTKTRCDSLKSHMEYMKMLYHDIPQIEKTDKTVDNQDFQNVKTEISDNEITVSKQMDINDVSEEFRDVSCISTNDDDNNQKHESCSSSNLKNIISKINVQYKQDENVKSSNLQKETEVDLYADLPTTYDVPHNVQIESRPLSPIPKENMYREQNHILHCPYQKDLAQHSTKLVEDVSNSKKLFEQLILDTQNEHLLQELSSARNNFKLNISGSVKDGSLGRNKISSKIEKNSKSIPSAVSSKKGSSCKLDNIVSLKLKKRRRKIHCSNSKSTVTTRDTNFLGRKDAKRRKQKNNTNNNHSGKSQQTSNDVVEIYHNRAATGGSTCVISKKHSKLNRHMNYINVLSSVTNEQKSLNVKPRYEDGDYQCNYNIDENSQKNNSQKQYISKAEKEDRTNISDRNCDLEVSMTPSYAMEKCNLHQYEHSALQASYCGPLITHNYEMPTLASKLKRANRSYFSRFNFRNIPFVVGTSVTPSHNLGLNIQQVLSIMKTKQPTINGITPLLIRKVSKGMKPVSTLMEQMNEYSKLSRINSHVNGIHMQNKSLFINRDNNFLENESVSSKYDKKRLNANLKSPIKEYQNIREMIKGYANMYENYHKRKDTKSENQLNTISSTQILQTTDNAKILKLFASQQNIKLEKNVQDKQACNALSDDCNSSKGIREVLIHLHDQFEELNIKYEKLQAKTKGSNNKELEEEIVSLEKELNTKEDEINAVINLYKEDCLFFVVIR from the exons ATGGATGTTAGTCGTAAAAAGAAACATTATACAG aTTTGAGAAATGTAAAGCAATGGTTACATTCTACAAAAACAAGATGTGATTCTTTAAAATCTCACATGGAATATATGAAAATGTTATATCATGATATTCCACAAATAGAAAAAACTGATAAAACAGTAGATAATCAGGACTTTCAGAATGTCAAGACAGAGATTTCTGACAATGAAATTACAGTTTCAAAACAGATGGACATTAACGATGTCTCAGAAGAGTTTCGTGATGTTTCATGTATTTCTACAAATGATGATG ATAATAATCAGAAGCATGAATCATGTTCAAGTTCCAATTTAAAAAacataatatcaaaaattaatgtGCAGTATAAACAAGACGAGAACGTAAAAAGTTCAAACTTACAAAAGGAAACAGAAGTTGACTTATATGCAGATTTACCTACAACCTATGATGTACCGCATAACGTACAAATTGAATCAAGACCATTGTCACCAATTCCCAAAGAAAATATG TATAGAGAGCAAAATCATATTTTGCATTGTCCGTATCAAAAGGATTTAGCACAGCATTCTACGAAATTAGTGGAAGATGTTAGTAACtcgaaaaaattatttgaacaactAATTTTGGATACACAGAATGAACACTTACTTCAAGAATTATCTTCTgcaagaaataattttaaattaaatatttccggAAGCGTGAAAGACGGGTCTTTAGgtagaaataaaatttcctcAAAAATTGAGAAGAACAGTAAATCAATTCCTTCTGCAGTATCAAGTAAAAAAGGTTCCTCGTGTAAGTTAGACAATATTGTTTCGTTAAAACTTAAAAAGCGGAGAAGAAAAATACATTGCTCTAATTCCAAAAGTACTGTGACCACAAGAGATACTAATTTTCTAGGAAGAAAAGATGCAAAAAGGCGTAAACAGAAAA ataATACGAATAATAATCATTCAGGCAAATCTCAGCAGACTTCTAATGATGTAGTAGAAATTTACCATAATAGAGCAGCCACGGGTGGTAGCACTTGTGTTATTTCTAAAAAACATTCTAAACTTAATCGTCACATGAACTATATTAACGTATTATCCTCAGTTACAAACGAACAAAAAAGTCTGAATGTGAAACCAAGATATGAAGATGGTGACTATCAATGCAATTATAATATTGATGAAAATAGTCAGAAAAATAATTCTCAGAAACAATATATATCTAAAGCTGAAAAGGA agACAGAACAAATATTTCAGATAGAAATTGTGATCTTGAAGTTTCAATGACTCCGTCGTATGCTATGGAAAAATGCAATTTACATCAATATGAGCATTCAGCTTTGCAAGCATCATATTGTGGTCCGTTAATTACACATAATTATGAAATGCCAACATtggcttcaaaattaaaaagagcAAATCGCTCATATTTTAGCAGATTCAATTTCAGAAATATACCCTTTGTAGTTGGTACATCTGTTACTCCGAGTCATAATTTAGGTTTAAATATTCAGCAA GTTTTAAGTATAATGAAAACAAAGCAACCTACAATAAATGGAATCACTCCACTTCTTATTCGTAAAGTTAGCAAGGGCATGAAACCTGTATCTACGCTAATGGAGCAAATGAATGAATACAGTAAATTATCTCGCATAAATTCTCACGTAAATGGTATACATATgcaaaataaaagtttatttataaatcgAGATAACAATTTCTTGGAAAATGAAAGTGTATCTTCAAAATATGATAAAAAGAGAttaaatgcaaatttaaaatcacctatAAAAGAATATCAAAATATACGAGAAATGATTAAAGGATATGCAAATATGTACGAAAATTATCATAAAAGAAag GATACTAAATCAGAAAATCAATTAAATACAATCAGTAGCACGCAAATATTGCAAACTACAGATAatgctaaaatattaaaactatttgCATCCCAACAGAATATAAAGTTAGAA aaaaatgtACAAGATAAGCAAGCTTGTAACGCTTTGTCAGATGACTGTAACAGTTCAAAAGGAATACGAGAAGTTTTAATTCATCTTCATGATCAGTTTGAAGAACTGAATAT aaaatatgaaaaattgcaaGCTAAGACAAAAGGATCTAACAATAAAGAACTAGAAGAAGAGATAGTAAGTCTTGAGAAAGAATTGAATACCAAAGAAGATGAGATAAATGCtgtaatcaatttatataaagaa GATTGTCTTTTTTTTGTCGTTATTAGGTAA